The genomic region TGTTAAGAACTGGGGGTGCGGGGCCCTATGAGGGGTGTACGCGACGAACACCCGGCCAACACCACCTGAGGTAACCGACACGATGTCCCCGCTGGAGTACCTGCCCTTCCTGCTCAACCTCGGGCTCGAGCTCTACACCGCCTGGAGGAACAACCCCGAACGCCCCAGTACCAGGGCCCTGGATTGGGCGCGCCGAGGCTCGCCGCCAGCGCCAAGCACCAACACCAGCACCACGACCGAGTCGAGCACCGCCGGGGAAATCCTGCGCCACCTTCCGCCCGGGGCCAACGCCTATTACGAGGCCCCCGACGGCACCCGACTCCTCGTCTGGTCCGCCGCCCTCCATCCCGGCACCGGCAGTGAAGGGGACGGCTACCGGCTGTGGTGAACGGCTCACCCCGCAAGGTCCTGGGCGCAGAGGCCTTCCGCGCCCAGGACCCTGCAGGTTTCGCACTCTTCGAGACCTGCATGAAAGACGTCGCCCCATATCTGAAGCACAAGTTCGGATCGCAGCTCCGCGACACAGACCTCGAAGGAATCGCCACGGCCGCGTTCTTCACCGCGTACCGCAAGGGCATCGACTTCGACCGGGAGCCCGTCGCGTACATCAAGAAGATCGCGTACAACGACGCCCTGAAGTGGGTGAAGGAAAGGAAGAAGGAGTGGCTGGTCGATCAGACCGATCCGACCGGCCTGCTCGCTCTCTTCGGCGGCGAGGCCGCCGACGCCGATCCCTCCGACGCCGTCGCCCGCAGCGTCGATCCGAAGCGCCAGATGGCAGCCGGCACCGCCGTTGCGGAGGCCGTCGCCACGCGGCTCAAAGAGGACGCCGACGTGTGGGACGTCGTCGACCCGGCGATCAGCACCATCAGCGCGCAGCAGCAGCACGAGGTGATCCTCCGTCAGAGCCTCGGCCACGACGACGACCGGATCGCCGCCGACCTCGGCATTTCCAGGAACCAGATCTACCAGCAGCGGCACCGCGGGATCGCGGTCCTACGCAAGGAACTGAAGCAGTACATCCGGCCGGGTGGTCAGCCGCCTACGCCGACGGCAGGTGAGCAGTAGATGAGCGCCCGACAGACCCCACGGAGGACCGACGATCAGGGAAGGACCGGAATGACGAGCGACACGGGCATCCACCAGCAGGTACTCGTACTGCTGGACGAACCGGCTGACCACTGGGACCGGCCCGATTGCGACTGGCCGGGCCAGGCGCCTCGGCATGACCGGACCGACGATGAGGTGGCCCTGGCCCGGCAGAGCGCCAACACCGCATACGTCATGGGATCTCTCGCACTAGAGCAGGGGGATGTCGACCGGGCGCGGACCTGGTTCACGATGGCCTGCGACGAGCGGCATCCCGGTGCCGCGTTCCGTCTCGCCGTCCTCGGCCTGCGGCAGATCAGCACCGCCCCTGCCACCGCTCGCTCACAAGTGGTGGCTGGCATCCTCGCGGCCCTGTGCCGGGCCGCAGAGTGGGGACACTCCGATGCCCACCGCCTCATCGACCCGTTCATCACTCACACCACCGCGGGCAACAGGGCGCTCGTCGTCGACAACGGGGCCGTCTCCATCGTCACCTCACTGCCCGCCCTGACCATCGACTCTGACGAGCCCTACGAGCCGCAGGACCTCGCGTACTACGACGAGCTCCTCGCGTTTTGCATCGATCTTCCAGCCGCCCGCAAAGCGGCGTCTTCGTCGGAGCCCGAGCAGCCGCCGCGTCTGTGGTTCGCCGGCGCCTCCACGCGTGCAGTGAGACTGATCAAGGCGACAGGCCGTAGCTTCGGCGCGCTGGAGACGCCTTGGCGGGACATGACCAGCTTCGAGCATGAGTTCTTGATCTTCCTGGCGGGCTGCCAGTTGCGGCACTGGCCCGTACTCGAGTCGCGGGCTGAGGGGGCGGCGCATGACGCGCTACTACTGTCCGCCGTGGTGAACCCGCTAGAGCCATACCTCGGACAGGCCCATGCACCTTGGGTGCGCCAGTGCATGAGGTGCGAGAGCGAGAGCACGCCGCGCTTTCAGACGGCGCACCGGGCTTGCCGCCACTGCGTCATCAAACACGATCGTGGAGTAGGCACGGACCTCGTTGCGCTGTGGGCGACATACTGGGGCAACGCAACCGGCAGGCAAAGCCATGCCTCAGCCGATCGCAGGTCTGTGATGGAACACATCGTGGGGAAGGAACGCCTTACCGCCGGCAGAACAGCGGCTCTCACCGGAGACTCCGAGCGAGGCGGAAAGCTCACGTGGGCAGACTCCGTAGTATCCAGGCTGCGCCGCCACCGCGCAGAGGAGGCCCTCCAGACCTTCTGGTTCTTCGACACAAGCCAGTGGGCCGCAGCGCTGGAACGCAGGATGATGCCCCGGCCGGAATCCTCGGCCAGCGACCATCTGCCAACAGCCGTCTTCACTCCACCCCCTTCGCCCGCCAACGATCGCATCGGCCTGGACTGGGCCGAGCTCCTGCACAACAGCACACCTTTGTCAGCCGTCCCTCCACGCAATCCCCAGTCGGCATTCCACGTGGTCCGTGACGAAGAAGCCCTCTATCTCTTCACCGCCACAGCCCCCGATGCAGGAGCCGCCCCACAGCTCGCAACACCCACCGCCATCACCGCCCTACAGGGGAACTGCCACGAGCCCTCCGCCCCTACGGCCGGGCACACAAACCGAAGCCCAGCGCCAGCTCCGCGCACTACAACCACACCCGCTTCCATCCAGGTCTACGAGCTGTGCCCCTGACCAGCAGTGGGTCATCCGGCGGCGGGGGCTATTCCTTCGCCGCACGCCGGTATGTCGTCAACCGTGACGTCAGCCGGACGAAGCGAAGGGGCGCCAGGCGGCGCGGTCTATTGCGGCGTAGCCCCCTGGACTTCCGCGACCAGCTCGGGGACGACGAGGGCGACGTCCAGGGATTAGCTGCTGCCCCAGGCGAAGGAGGCTGCCGCCGTGTGAGCGTCGCGCCCTCCCCGGACGATCTCGGGCTCGGCCACACCTTGTGGCCGGGCCCCAGCCGTCCAGCGGCACGAGACGAACCCGCATTTTCGTCAAAATGACGCTAATATGGAGGCAGGCCAGCTCCCTCACGGGTGATGCCCCGTCATGCTCTTGCGCTTAAGGGCCTTCCCGTCGTCCTGACCCCCGAGCGTCAGAAGAGGGTGGCGCTGTGGTCGGCGATGAAGTTGATGGTCATCTACTTCGACACGCACTACGGCGGCAAGCGGCCTCCGCTGGAAGTCATCGGGCTCGAAGATGCTCGGTCTCTGTTAGGGCGTTGGGACCCCGGATGGTCATGGCCCTGTCCCGCTACCAGTCGGCTCACGGTCTCAGCGAGCCGTTTTACCGCACCGTCTTCGAGCGGATGGACCACGGCAAGAACATGCACAGCCGGATAGACCCCGGCGGTACAGGGCACAGCTACCAGGCGGTGCTCAAGATTGGCGCGTTCGTCGCGAAGATGATCCGGGTCGGGGAGGGCGTTCCCATGTACCAGGTGCCGCCGGATCTCCCCGAGTCGGTGACGGTGCACCCGAGGTGGGGGAAGGCCACGTGGCCGGGCAGGAGTGGGAGGCGTACGCCTGCCTTCCGGATGAGACCGGGGCACGGCCAAGCTGAGCGGCGGCTTCTGACCTCACCGCGGCTGGACCCCTTCACGGCCCGGTACTCCCGAAGCTGCCAGGTGCCAATGGCATCTGGCAGAAGCTTCGGGAGTGCCGGGCCGTGAAGATCGGGCCAGGTGACACGTCCTCTGGCCCGATCTTCACGAGCGCAGGGCTCACTTGCTAGCCCTACTTCTCGATGACGAAGTAGATGGCCCGGTGCTCATCCACCTTCTCCAGCAGGCCACTGTCCGCCAGTCGTCGGTACACCTCTCGGATGTACTTCTCGGAGGGGTGGTAACCGGCATCTCGCAGGGTCTGCATTCCGCGGCTCGGGTCCCAGGTTCCGCCGAGCGCGCGAACGGACTTCTCCAGGGACTCTCGCTGGGTGTTCTCAGCCTTCTGCACCTTGGCCATGTGGTTGCGGATGCTTTCAGGGGCGCCCTTGTAGTCGCAGTGGTCGCACTTCTTCCAGGCGCCCGCTTCGACGGCTGCGTCGGTGACGGGGTTGTCGGGGCCGTAGCCCTGGCTCTTGAGGAGTTCGGCAACGGAGCCGTTGTGGTGGACGGCGAGGTAGGCGGCTTCGGCGATCTTGTCGTGACCGGCGGCGAAGGTGCGTCCGTAGCCGATGGCGGTCTGGCAGCCGCAGTGGCAGCGGTTGGTGGTCGCGGTGTCTGTCATGCCGTCAGGTTAGCTACCCCGGAGTCTCCTAGCAAGGTTTGGAAACCCTTGGATTTCTAGGGTGATGGAAGGTGAGTAGCGTTCCGGCCCCACGCTGGGTGCTACATGTTTGGCCGGTCGGAAGCAACAACTCGCAATGGGCGAGAGAAAGGGCGGCCGGCACCGCAGCGTCGCCGCCGCGGAGGCCGTCGGCCGACTCGTCCGGGAGGCGTGGGGCGGCGCGTACGGGGTGGAGATCGAACACCACCACATCGACCACCCCGTACTGCCCGCCGCCGGCTGACCCCGCGGACCCCAACAACCCCCGGATGGCGTCACCCATGACGCGGCCCCTACCGCGCGGCGGGTTCCAAGAGGGCACAGCACATGCTTTCTTTTTGCCGGACAAACCGGCCATCCTTTCCGAATCACCGAATCAGGGGAAAGTCCCCGCATCCCCCGTGCCCTCATGCAGGCCACAGGGGTTGCGGTTGTGGCGCGGGCTCGATGTCGTGTGGGGAGGACCGGGGTGTCGGCGGTGGCCGGGACGGCAGCGGCCGTTCAAGAACTCGACGGGGACCAGCTCGCAGCGCTCGACGCCTGCGTGGTCGCGGCGCTGGCCTTGAGCAGCACTGAGGGTGAGGCGCACCGGCGAATGCGGCTGCTGATGGAGTGCCATGGTCGCTATGTGCGCTCGTTCGGGGTCCTTGAGCAGGCACCGTCGTACGCGGTGTTCGCCCGTCGGCTCCGCGGAAGCCGGGTGGCCGACCTTTTGCCGGGACGGCCCCAGGGTTCGGTGCTCGGCGAGCTGTGGCTGCTCGATGACGACGGCATGCCCAGCTCGGCGCTGCACCGGCTCGCGGTGGAGGCCTCTGAGCACGGCCATCAGGCTCCGGGGATCGGTGCCGACATCCGCCATCTTCACAGCCTGCTGCGGGCGGTGGGGGTGTTGCCGGTGAGTACCGGGCTGTCGCGGATCTCCGGCGAGACCGTCCAGCACGCCGTCTTCCGCGCGCTGAGGGCTGCCGGCTTTGAGGCATATACCCGGGGCCGGGAGGCGATGGTCCGCACGCCCGTCCTGACACGGCGCGTTTTGTCCCGGAACGCTGCGTTGGTCGAGCTGGGCGCGTACACCGGTATCTCCCCGACGCGGCAGTTCGGCGGCCTGTGGGCAGCGTGTCCGATGTGCAGGTGGACGATGAGGGCCACCTACCGCGCCGACGGCGTAGTGGACCTTGAGTGCGAGGATGAGCGTCACGGCCTGCTGGGCGCCCGGTACTGGGCCGAGCCGACTGCGGCGGAGGGCTGGCGCCTGGCCCCGTGTGGCGAGCTGCGCAGCGTGCCGGAGCTGCTGCCCGTGGAGGGCTACGTGGCGTTGCCCTACGCCCTGTGGCTGTGGGTGACGCTTCCGGGCCTGCTTGAGGTCGAGCTGCGTGACCGGCTGGTCGCTTTGGGTGCGGAGGTGCGGCTGTGGCCGTTTGGCGACGCCTACGACCTTCACGTCGGCCGTCCCGGCCTGTCCAGGGCGTGGCGTGTCGATGTCAAGACCTGGGCCGACCCGTACGGGCTGGCCCAGAAGCTGCGCGAGGATCCCGAGGGGTCCGGCGAGCTGTGCTTCGTGGTGCCTGAGCACCTGCGGGGGTACCTGCCGCTGCTGCGCCGGGTGGTGCGGGGCAGTGGGGCGCGCGTGCTGACCGATGCCGACCTGGTGGCGGAGGTGGAGGGGGCGTGAGCAGGACGCTGGCCGCTGCTTTGGCCTTGGCTGAGTATCTTCTTCCCGCCCGGTTTCGCGACGGGCGGCAGGTGGTGCGCGTCGCGGACGCCCATGTCCTGCTGAGCGGGCACGCGCCCCGTGTCGTGGCGGGCTGGGAGCAGTGGTCTGAGGCGGACAAGCAGCGCCTGGGAGTGCTGTTGGGCGCCCGCCATCGGGGCGAGGCGCTACTGCACCACGTCGAACGGTCCCTCTACGACGTCTTCCACACCCTGGACGCGGACGACCCGCTGCCCGCTCTCTACACGCTTGGGTACAGCGCGCGGGGGCGGGCGCTGGAGGTGCTGCCGGTTCACGGGCAGGATCCTTCGGACGTCGCCGAACGCCTGCTCGCGCCGACCAGGCGCGGGCGGGTGCTGCGGGTCGCGAGCGGATCGGGCTGGTCGGCGCCGACATCGCGGGGGCGGGTCCAGCTCGCCTTCCCCGACGAGCAGGGGGTGTACCGGCCGCCGCAGGTCGTGACCGCGCCGTCGGTGGAGTTGGTGGTGGATGCCGACGAGCTTGGCTGGCAGAGTCGGGACACCGACGAGGGCATGAAGGGCCCGGCCTTCCGCGAGAAGCAGATCGCGCTGCTGCTGCGCGGGACCATCGGTGGCGGACAGCGCCCTGTGGAACCCGTCGTCCTGCCGCCGGGCCGGATGCACCTGCTGAGTGCGCCGCCGGGCGTGGGCAAGAACGTCTTCGGCCGGGGGCTGGCGATCCAGCAGGCGGGCCAGGGCCGCACCACCGTGCTGGTGGTCAGCGACAACGGCGACGTCTACGCCGAGGCCTCCACCTTGCAGCAGGAGCTGCGGGCGGCGGGCGTCAAGGAGACGGCCACGCCGTTCATCGCGCCCAACAGCCGGTACGACTTCGCGCTGCGCTCCGCGGCGAAGCTGGAGGGGACCGGCGTGCCGCTGGGGCACGCTTCGGGGAGCATCGCCTTCCTCATCGACAACTCGGCCTACGGGTGCGCTGTGCAGGCGCAGCTCGAGGGGCGGGACGCCTTCGAGGGCGGCAGGGAGCCGTGCACGGTCGCGGCGTCGGATGCTTTCGGCCAGCCGGAGCGGGCGCTGTGCCCTTATGTGGCGTCTTGCGGGAAGTTCTCCCATGTCGAGGCCGCGACGACGGCCCGGATCATCGTGACCACGCATGCCTGTTTTCAGTCCGGGATGATCAAGGTTCCGGTGGAGGTCGACGGGGAGGTCCGCAACAGCATCAGCGTGCGGGAGTTCCTTCTGCGCCTGGCGTCCTATGTGGTCGTCGACGAGGTCGACGCCTATCAGTCGCGGGGGTTCGACGCGTGCGGTGTGCTGGAGCTCGCGTCCCGTTCCCGCCCGACCACGGTGCTGCGGCGCATCCGCGACAGTCTTCACCAAGCGCCGCCGCGGCTGGCGATGGCCGTGCGCCGGCCCTTGACCCGGGCGGTGTTCCTGGCCGAGCAGCTGCTGGACCTGGTGGCCGGGGAGGAGGTCTGCACCGAGGTCGCTCAGGCGCGGGCCTTGGCCCGCGGGCAGGACCCGCGCCGGACGCGGCAGGTCCTGCAGGACCGTAAGCGCTGGTATCAGCCCCATCAGTGGGACCGGCATTTGCTGGAGCACCTGATCGGGGTGGACGGTGATGCTGCGGCCACCGCCGAGCAGGCCGACCGTCTGCAGGCGTTGCTCCCGCGCGTGGCCACCCGGCCGGGCGACCGCCCTCCCAGCGCCGTCCTGCCGGATCGGCTGCGGCCCGTCCCAGGCCTACTGGAGCGGATGCTCACGATCGACGAGGGCGGGGAGTGGCAGCTTGCCGCCCTCAAGGACGAACTGCGGGAGATCCTCTCCGCCGCGCTGCCGGCCTTCTGCGCCGCCGAGGACGGAGGCGACGGAGCACCTGCCCAGTCCACGGTACCGGCGCAGCGCGGTCTCGGCCGGCCGGAGCCGGTGCGGGCGCCCACGCGCACCGAGGTCACCGCGGGCGTCCTGCACGCGCTGATCATGAAGACGTGGCTGACGGCCATCGTCCACACGATGTTCAATCTGACGGACAGGGCCGGCGAACTCGCCGGGCACGGCATCGACGCGGCCTCCGAGCTCGCAGACGCGATCGGCCACCAGGGCGCCGGCACCGTCGTCCCGTTCGGGCCACTGGGCCGCCAGCTGGGCGGGTTCCGCTTCGAGGGGCTCGACGACCCGGGTGCCCACGCGAGTTTGAAGATGGAGGTGCTGCGCGCCGACCCCCACACCGAGACGCAGTTCCTCGGCAGCATCGTCTCCCTCGCCCTAAGCGGCCGCCAGCGTACTGTCCTGGGCATGTCCGCCACCGGGTTCATGCCGGGCGCGGCACGTACCCACCTGCTCGCCCGCCCCGACTGGGCGATGCCCGACACCCTCCGCGGTGGTCTGACCATCTTCAACAGCACCCCCGTCTCCGACGGAAAGCTGCTGGCCGTCGGCAGCACTCCCTACAGTGAACGCGACCATCGGGTCATCTCACTGGCCGTCGGCTACGCACCGTGCCTGGTGCGCGACCTGGACCGGCTTGCAGCGCAGGAGCGCACCCGGCATCGCGCGCGGGCCCTGATCACCGTCAACTCCTACCGGCAGGCACGCCTGTTCGCCCAGGCCCTGTACGACACTGCGCTCGCCCTCGGGCGGCGGCTGCGGATCTACGTCGCCGTCGCGGACACCCCTGATCCGTCTCTGCCGCCGGTCTGCGACGGGATCGGCCAGCTCACGCGCGACCGTTTCGCGGAGCTGGCGGACCTCGACGGCGAGGTGCTCATCTCACCGCTGCCGCGAACCGAGCGGGGCTTGAACGTGCTGACCGTGTTCGAGGGCGTCGCCGTGTCGGCCATCACCCTGATCGCCATGGGTGTGCGGCCGGTCATGCCGGCCGACGACCCGGCGGTGCTGGCGGCCAGCGTCGCCGCCCGGGGTTGGCGCGACGCCGTGCCCGGCGACGACCCCGCCGCCGTCCTGGCCCGGGCCCGGGCGGCGGCCGACGCTCACCTGCGCCTGAACCTCAACGCGCCCAAGCGCTTCTCCGCCCTGCCCGACGAGCTGAAGTACGAACTCGTCGCCACCCTCCTCGGGCAGAGCGTCCAGTTGGCAGGCCGCGGACGCCGCGGGCAGACCCACGTCGAGCTCCACTTCATCGACGGCGCCTTCCACGACCCCACCTGGGGATCCGACCTGCCCACCCTGGTCCGCGGGCTGCTCGAGCAGTCCCCTCAGGACGACCTCGTCCAGCTCGGCGCTTCTTACGGCCACACCATCGAGGAAATCGCCGAGTACGCCCACACCCAGCACCTGCTCCCCGCGCTGCGCGCGGGCTTCGACGCCTACCTGGGAGAGTACGCATGAGTCGCCCGCTCGACAGCGTCGCCCGCAAGCAGGCCCGCCTGCTGCAGTTCCGCACCGCTCCCGCCGACCTGGGCGAGGTCATCGCCTACCGGCCAGACGCCCCCGCCATGGACCTGGCCATGGAGCTCTCGCGCGAGTACAAGCGCAACGTCAGCACCAGTCTGGACGTGCAGCCGCCCTACCGGGCGCTGGAATGTGTCCTGCGCGCGGCGGCAGGCACCTGGGCCCGCTGGCAGTGGAACGACGGCTGCTACGAGCTCCTGTGCGCGGCGCCGATCAGCGCCGAGGACCGGCACGATGTGTTCCGCTACTGGGCCGAAGCCGTGGTCCCCGGCCCCGACGGGCGGCGCATCGGCGAACAACTGGCCGAACTCCTCGCCCGGGCCGAGCCCCGCTCCGCCGTCCTGCCCCCGCCGCCGAGCGTCGGCAAGCGCTCGCGCGGATGGTGGCCGGGCGAACTCGCACGCTGGCGCCTGGCCGAGGAACTCGCCACCCTCGAGTGGCCCCGCAACAACGGCGCCCCCGTCCGTTTCGCCCTGTGCACCGACGGCCGCCTGGCCGCGATCGGCCACGAACTGCCCGCCGAACCCGACCGCAAGGGCATCGTGCGCCACCTGCTGCCCCGTATCACCATCGGCACCGCCGCCAGCGGGCACTCGAGGCGCCACGCGCTGACCGTGAACGCCACCACCACCCTCCTCGCCACCTCCTGGAAGGGTGTCGCCACCGTCCTGCTGGCCAACCCCGGCCAAGGGCTCACCGTCGCCGCGGCCACCGACGGCCCGCCGTGGAAGCGCCGCCTGAACGTCCCCGCGGTCGCCGCCAGCCGCCGCCTGGCCGCCCTGCCCCGCCTGAGCTCGAACGTGCCGCCCTTCCCCGAGCACCTCGCCGACGACGCCCTGGCCGACACCTCCCCGGGGCCGGTCTGGGCCGTCGCCCCGGCCAGCGTCCGCACCCCCGGCCTCGGCCGCGGACACGGCATGGAGTTCTTCCGCCGCATCGAGGAGGCCATCGACACCCGGTGCGAGAAGTACAGCCACCGCAGCCCCGTGTTCATCGAGGTCCCCGGCATGAAAGTGCCGCCCACCGAGAGCGGCTCACGCGTCAGCGGACCGATCCCCCTCGAACGGATCCCCGCCGCCCTGGACGCCGCCGGCGTGGGCACCCTCCTCGTCCCCGTCCTGTGGAGCACCGACGAGGTCCGCGCTCGGGTGAAGGCCGCGATCGCCGCCCAGTGGGGCACCCGCGAGGACTGGAAGGCCGCCGAGGGCGACGTCGAACCCGCCGCCGGCGGGCGTATCGAGGTCGTCTTCCTCCACGACAAGGCCCGTGCCCTCGGCCACGGACCGCGCACCAGCGCGGAGCGCGAGCGGGACCTGGCGCAGATGCTCGCCCCCCACACCCGCGAAGACACGCTCGTCGCGGCGATCTGCGAGACCGACTGGGACCCCGAGCGCTGGTATCCGAGCGTCGAAGCCCGCGAGAAGGCCGAGGCCGAGGACGGCAAGTGGCCCTCCAAGCATGCTCTCGCGCGCCTCGGAGCAACCTCCCAGTACATCAAGCAGGCCCCGCCGCCGGTCCCCACCCACACCCGGGAGGGCAAGCCCTACAACGAAAAATACCGCGCGAAGAAGATCGCCTCCCGCCAGAGCGGCCTCGACAGCTCGACCGCGAACGTGCTGCGCGAGATCCTCAGCGGCGTCGGCGCCACCGACCACCGCCTCGGTGCCGCGTTCGGCAGACTTCCCCTCGAGAACTGGTGGCACATCGGCATCCACGTCCGCCGCCACGCCCAGCGCCGCACCCCCGGCAAGCGCCGCAACACCGAACCGGCACCGATCACCGCAACCCTCACCGCCATGCGCCCCACCGGCGGAAAGGACGCCCCCTGGCAGATCTGGGCCTACAGCCCCCAGGCCGGACAGTGGCAGCCCCACAGCCCGGCCACCACCGCGCTGCACGCCGCCGACCTCGCCTGGGACGTCAGCGGATACCGCGCCGCCGCAGACGAGACACTCCAGGCCCGCGCCGCCGCGGACATCGTCGAGCAGGCCCTCATCGCCACCCGCACCCAACTCCCCTCACCAGCCCCCGCGGTGCTCTACGTCGACGGCGACGCCGCCGAGTACATCTGGGCGGGCCTCACCGACGAAGCCCTGGGCCAAGACCCGCCGCCCGGCATGCCCCGCCCGGCGTCCTGGCTGCCCGGCCACAGCCTCCCCCGCGCCCAACGCCCCCTGGCAACCGTCCGCGTCATCGGCGACCTGGAACGCATCGGTCGCCCCACCGGGGCCCACATGCGCACCAGCGACGGCACCTGGCGCGCCACCGACACCACCAACAGCCTCTTCCAGCTCGCCACCGACGACGGCGCCGTCACCTACCCCGACCTCCTGCTCGTCAACGTCCCCCGCACCTGGGCAGCCGGCCCCTCCGGCCGCTTCGGCAAGGACGAGACACGCTTCGACAGCGGCAGCCAGAGCAAGAACGGCTATGCCCACACCGCCACCCGGTTCACCGTCATCGCCCAGAGCCCCGACGCCGACTGCGACCTCATCGGAGCCGTCGCCGCCATCCTGACCAACCAGGGCATCACCTCCGACGTCCGCCAAAGCACCCCCACCCCCCTCCACCTCGCCCGCAGGATGGACTCCACCCACCCCTACTACCGCCGCACCGCGGAAAGCGCCGAGGACGCCCCCGACGCCGCCGAAGACGAGGACACCGCGCACAAGGAGACGACCAGCCTGTAGCCAAGGCACACCCACCCGGCGAGGACGCCCTTGAGAAGTTCAGCGCCTGGTTGAACAAGGGGGGCCTGGAAGACAGAGGGGCGCCTTGACCAGAACAGTGAAGCCCAGATCAGCCTCCGGCTGACTGCGGCACTCGCAAGCCAGGCAGGCAGTCAAAGAGCGTCGCGAAGAAGTCGGCAAGCAGGGGCTGAGCACGGTCGCGGTCGCGGAGTTCGTCGTGGCCGAACCGGAACACCTCGTAACCGCGAAACTTCAGGGCGCGGTCGCCGGCCATGGTCGCGGCGTACTTCGTACTGTCGGGTTCGGCTCCTGCGTTGCGGGTGTAGTGCTGCATGCCGTCGACCTCCAGGACCACGCGCCGGTTTCCCGGGAGCAGCATGAGGAAGTCCATGCGCAGGTTCTGCATGGCCTGCGGGCCGCGTTCGCGGACGGTCTTGGGGTCCCAGTGCAGCCAGATCTCCGGCAGGAGGGCGGGAACGTCATTCAAACGGTCCCGATGGAGGTGGTGGTAGTGCCAGAACAGGTTCTTCTGCCCTGGAGACTTCGGGGGCAGGGAAGCCTCCATGCGGCTGTAGAGGGACCGGGCCGCCTGCTCGGTGTCGGTGATGTTCCGGGTCTCCTGCCACCAGGCCATGAGGTGGCGCCAGAGTAAGCCCTCCTTGCCGACGGGGTGGTCGTAGACCAGGACCTTGTCGTCACGCTCGGCGACCTCGATGTCGTTGTCTAGGGCGCTGGTGAAGCGGATGTCGGGCTTGCCCAGGGTGGCGAAGATGAGGTTCCGCGGCCGGCGCGCGGTGCCGCGACCGTCCTGGACCAGGTGGAACCGGGGGTAGCCGTCGGCCTCTCCATCCTGGCTCAGGATGGCGCCCGCCGGTTGCAGATGCCGGTTGGCGAGCTCGACGAAGCGGCGCTGGGCTTGCTCGTCGGGAAGAACGGCGGCGGAGGCCAGCCCCTCAAGGAAGACACCGAAGCGCGGATGGGGGGCCTCGAAAGCACCGAGCTCCTCGAAGAGCACCTCGGTCGACCAGTCGCCCGGGAACCTGACGACGTGGCGGTTGATCTGGTCGCGGAGGCTGCTGGTCGAGGTGACCCACCCGCTCATCGGGTCGTTG from Streptomyces globosus harbors:
- a CDS encoding RNA polymerase sigma factor; this translates as MKDVAPYLKHKFGSQLRDTDLEGIATAAFFTAYRKGIDFDREPVAYIKKIAYNDALKWVKERKKEWLVDQTDPTGLLALFGGEAADADPSDAVARSVDPKRQMAAGTAVAEAVATRLKEDADVWDVVDPAISTISAQQQHEVILRQSLGHDDDRIAADLGISRNQIYQQRHRGIAVLRKELKQYIRPGGQPPTPTAGEQ
- a CDS encoding RNAseH domain-containing protein, whose product is MSRPLDSVARKQARLLQFRTAPADLGEVIAYRPDAPAMDLAMELSREYKRNVSTSLDVQPPYRALECVLRAAAGTWARWQWNDGCYELLCAAPISAEDRHDVFRYWAEAVVPGPDGRRIGEQLAELLARAEPRSAVLPPPPSVGKRSRGWWPGELARWRLAEELATLEWPRNNGAPVRFALCTDGRLAAIGHELPAEPDRKGIVRHLLPRITIGTAASGHSRRHALTVNATTTLLATSWKGVATVLLANPGQGLTVAAATDGPPWKRRLNVPAVAASRRLAALPRLSSNVPPFPEHLADDALADTSPGPVWAVAPASVRTPGLGRGHGMEFFRRIEEAIDTRCEKYSHRSPVFIEVPGMKVPPTESGSRVSGPIPLERIPAALDAAGVGTLLVPVLWSTDEVRARVKAAIAAQWGTREDWKAAEGDVEPAAGGRIEVVFLHDKARALGHGPRTSAERERDLAQMLAPHTREDTLVAAICETDWDPERWYPSVEAREKAEAEDGKWPSKHALARLGATSQYIKQAPPPVPTHTREGKPYNEKYRAKKIASRQSGLDSSTANVLREILSGVGATDHRLGAAFGRLPLENWWHIGIHVRRHAQRRTPGKRRNTEPAPITATLTAMRPTGGKDAPWQIWAYSPQAGQWQPHSPATTALHAADLAWDVSGYRAAADETLQARAAADIVEQALIATRTQLPSPAPAVLYVDGDAAEYIWAGLTDEALGQDPPPGMPRPASWLPGHSLPRAQRPLATVRVIGDLERIGRPTGAHMRTSDGTWRATDTTNSLFQLATDDGAVTYPDLLLVNVPRTWAAGPSGRFGKDETRFDSGSQSKNGYAHTATRFTVIAQSPDADCDLIGAVAAILTNQGITSDVRQSTPTPLHLARRMDSTHPYYRRTAESAEDAPDAAEDEDTAHKETTSL